The Gopherus flavomarginatus isolate rGopFla2 chromosome 25, rGopFla2.mat.asm, whole genome shotgun sequence genome has a segment encoding these proteins:
- the GHDC gene encoding GH3 domain-containing protein isoform X2 has protein sequence MLLAGLAVALALLLWAWHRRPGGAGSWGLVLRHWLALRVLGWAAGWQRWHLEQASQDVRQSQERLLLRLLGGARAAEPGSAAFRARCPLAERGSNGGKTPAHPALPTGPWALLRSSCTADSPLQGPVLYLDVLSRVFPEALSPRGTARFSWAGGCSQPAAAWALPILYSTPEEAGTVPSHTAALYVQLLFALRERALRALEAGLVSELYDALGVLRAGWEGLAQDLASGRLSPHLELPEGTRRRLEQLLAPDAARAAELRAECTRGWDGVARRLWPRLQVVVVAEPSSEQLYGEALRELECQGLPFYCPFYSAAGALLGVNLWPEQPDSRYLLCPGWAFCEFLPAGPGAEGPPETVLLADVQEGQEYELVLTDQAGLSRLSQTLSVRGEGVPEERFYRSLCRAVAMWPGARLVDYVCAESSLLGASSGVCAPHYQVFVELRGLRDLSEAQRYKLDQCLQEDFPVYKTFRFKGSIGSVRLHLVAAGAFRELRDAAGSPGPMARVLREKRLLHFIQSRVVS, from the exons ATGCTGCTGGCCGGGCTGGCCGTGGCGCTGGCCCTGCTGCTCTGGGCCTGGCACCGCCGCCCGGGGGGCGCAGGATCCTGGGGGCTCGTTCTCCGGCACTGGCTGGCACTGCGGGTGCTGGGCTGGGCCGCGGGCTGGCAGCGCTGGCACCTGGAGCAGGCGTCCCAGGACGTGCGGCAGAGCCAGGAGCGCCTCCTGCTGCGGCTGCTGGGGGGAGCCAGGGCTGCGGAGCCAG GCTCGGCCGCGTTCCGGGCGCGTTGCCCCCTGGCAGAGCGCGGCTCCAACGGGGGCAAGACCCCTGCCCACCCGGCACTGCCGACGGGGCCCTGGGCTCTGCTTCGGAGCAGCTGCACCGCGGACTCCCCCCTGCAG GGGCCCGTGTTGTACCTGGACGTCCTGAGCAGAGTCTTCCCGGAGGCCCTGAGCCCGCGGGGCACTGCCCGCTTCTCCTGGGCCGggggctgctcccagcctgccGCAGCCTGGGCACTGCCCATCCTGTACAGCACTCCAGAGGAGGCAGGCACGGTGCCCTCGCACACTGCAGCCCTGTACGTGCAGCTGCTGTTTGCCCTGCGGGAGCGGGCGCTGCGGGCGCTGGAGGCCGGGCTGGTCTCGGAGCTGTATGATGCCCTGGGTGTGCTGCGCGCCGGCTGGGAGGGCCTGGCGCAGGACCTGGCCTCGGGGAGGCTGAGTCCCCACCTGGAGCTGCCTGAGGGGACCCGGCGccggctggagcagctgctggctCCGGACGCAGCGCGGGCGGCGGAGCTGAGGGCAGAGTGCACCAGGGGCTGGGACGGCGTCGCCCGGCGCCTGTGGCCGcggctccaggtggtggtggtggcagagccCAGCAGTGAGCAGCTCTATGGGGAGGCCCTGCGGGAGCTGGAGTGCCAGGGCCTCCCCTTCTACTGCCCCTTCTACAGCGCCGCAGGAG ctctgctcgGGGTGAACCTGTGGCCGGAGCAGCCCGACTCCCGCTACCTGCTGTGCCCAGGCTGGGCTTTCTGCGAGTTCCTGCCGGCGGGGCCGGGCGCTGAGGGGCCCCCGGAGACCGTGCTGCTGGCGGACGTGCAGGAGGGCCAGGAGTATGAGCTGGTGCTGACGGACCAGGCTGGATTGTCCAG GCTGAGCCAGACCCTGAGCGTGCGTGGGGAAGGCGTCCCTGAGGAGCGCTTCTACCGGAGCCTGTGCCGTGCTGTGGCCATGTGGCCAGGAGCCCGGCTGGTCGACTACGTCTGCGCAGAGAGCAGCCTTCTGG GTGCCTCCTCCGGGGTCTGCGCTCCCCATTACCAGGTGTTCGTGGAGCTGCGGGGCCTGCGTGATCTGTCGGAGGCGCAGCGCTATAAG CTCGATCAGTGTCTCCAGGAGGATTTTCCTGTCTACAAAACCTTCCGCTTTAAGGGCAGCATTGGGTCGGTGCGGCTGCACCTGGTGGCGGCTGGGGCCTTCAGGGAGCTACGGGATGCTGCGGGCTCCCCAGGCCCCATGGCCAGAGTCCTGAGGGAGAAGCGCCTGCTGCACTTCATCCAGAGCAGAGTCGTCTCATGA
- the GHDC gene encoding GH3 domain-containing protein isoform X1, producing the protein MLLAGLAVALALLLWAWHRRPGGAGSWGLVLRHWLALRVLGWAAGWQRWHLEQASQDVRQSQERLLLRLLGGARAAEPGSAAFRARCPLAERGSNGGKTPAHPALPTGPWALLRSSCTADSPLQGPVLYLDVLSRVFPEALSPRGTARFSWAGGCSQPAAAWALPILYSTPEEAGTVPSHTAALYVQLLFALRERALRALEAGLVSELYDALGVLRAGWEGLAQDLASGRLSPHLELPEGTRRRLEQLLAPDAARAAELRAECTRGWDGVARRLWPRLQVVVVAEPSSEQLYGEALRELECQGLPFYCPFYSAAGALLGVNLWPEQPDSRYLLCPGWAFCEFLPAGPGAEGPPETVLLADVQEGQEYELVLTDQAGLSRCRVGEVLKVAEFHNQCPVVRPVRRLSQTLSVRGEGVPEERFYRSLCRAVAMWPGARLVDYVCAESSLLGASSGVCAPHYQVFVELRGLRDLSEAQRYKLDQCLQEDFPVYKTFRFKGSIGSVRLHLVAAGAFRELRDAAGSPGPMARVLREKRLLHFIQSRVVS; encoded by the exons ATGCTGCTGGCCGGGCTGGCCGTGGCGCTGGCCCTGCTGCTCTGGGCCTGGCACCGCCGCCCGGGGGGCGCAGGATCCTGGGGGCTCGTTCTCCGGCACTGGCTGGCACTGCGGGTGCTGGGCTGGGCCGCGGGCTGGCAGCGCTGGCACCTGGAGCAGGCGTCCCAGGACGTGCGGCAGAGCCAGGAGCGCCTCCTGCTGCGGCTGCTGGGGGGAGCCAGGGCTGCGGAGCCAG GCTCGGCCGCGTTCCGGGCGCGTTGCCCCCTGGCAGAGCGCGGCTCCAACGGGGGCAAGACCCCTGCCCACCCGGCACTGCCGACGGGGCCCTGGGCTCTGCTTCGGAGCAGCTGCACCGCGGACTCCCCCCTGCAG GGGCCCGTGTTGTACCTGGACGTCCTGAGCAGAGTCTTCCCGGAGGCCCTGAGCCCGCGGGGCACTGCCCGCTTCTCCTGGGCCGggggctgctcccagcctgccGCAGCCTGGGCACTGCCCATCCTGTACAGCACTCCAGAGGAGGCAGGCACGGTGCCCTCGCACACTGCAGCCCTGTACGTGCAGCTGCTGTTTGCCCTGCGGGAGCGGGCGCTGCGGGCGCTGGAGGCCGGGCTGGTCTCGGAGCTGTATGATGCCCTGGGTGTGCTGCGCGCCGGCTGGGAGGGCCTGGCGCAGGACCTGGCCTCGGGGAGGCTGAGTCCCCACCTGGAGCTGCCTGAGGGGACCCGGCGccggctggagcagctgctggctCCGGACGCAGCGCGGGCGGCGGAGCTGAGGGCAGAGTGCACCAGGGGCTGGGACGGCGTCGCCCGGCGCCTGTGGCCGcggctccaggtggtggtggtggcagagccCAGCAGTGAGCAGCTCTATGGGGAGGCCCTGCGGGAGCTGGAGTGCCAGGGCCTCCCCTTCTACTGCCCCTTCTACAGCGCCGCAGGAG ctctgctcgGGGTGAACCTGTGGCCGGAGCAGCCCGACTCCCGCTACCTGCTGTGCCCAGGCTGGGCTTTCTGCGAGTTCCTGCCGGCGGGGCCGGGCGCTGAGGGGCCCCCGGAGACCGTGCTGCTGGCGGACGTGCAGGAGGGCCAGGAGTATGAGCTGGTGCTGACGGACCAGGCTGGATTGTCCAG GTGCCGCGTCGGGGAGGTGCTGAAGGTGGCGGAATTCCACAACCAGTGCCCCGTGGTGCGGCCCGTGCGCAG GCTGAGCCAGACCCTGAGCGTGCGTGGGGAAGGCGTCCCTGAGGAGCGCTTCTACCGGAGCCTGTGCCGTGCTGTGGCCATGTGGCCAGGAGCCCGGCTGGTCGACTACGTCTGCGCAGAGAGCAGCCTTCTGG GTGCCTCCTCCGGGGTCTGCGCTCCCCATTACCAGGTGTTCGTGGAGCTGCGGGGCCTGCGTGATCTGTCGGAGGCGCAGCGCTATAAG CTCGATCAGTGTCTCCAGGAGGATTTTCCTGTCTACAAAACCTTCCGCTTTAAGGGCAGCATTGGGTCGGTGCGGCTGCACCTGGTGGCGGCTGGGGCCTTCAGGGAGCTACGGGATGCTGCGGGCTCCCCAGGCCCCATGGCCAGAGTCCTGAGGGAGAAGCGCCTGCTGCACTTCATCCAGAGCAGAGTCGTCTCATGA